The following coding sequences are from one Mesorhizobium onobrychidis window:
- a CDS encoding ABC transporter substrate-binding protein, which translates to MASMTRRTILATAFAAVLAWALPLSAANAGDMRIAFGDLPGIESIQTLAAIERAKERGVNVELIVLNDEDLAAQAIVGGQADVGIGAPYTLIQKVGVPIRIFAQISTLRFFPVVNSEFYKEWKDLDGQEVAVQARGSGTEAVMLLMAKNHGIKLGNISYVPGSEVRRNALLQGTIKASIVDAANRRALEAEAPGKFIVLPVEDLGASDEALFATADYLKSNAADVDILVEELMKTAREITANPAVAVELRNKYKLLPDLGAEADSEITEYYKETAEAGSLALNGGGADAAKDDFAFFSLAGQIEGDPASLKVEDFWDVSAIDRAVAKLGKK; encoded by the coding sequence ATGGCCAGCATGACCAGACGTACCATCCTTGCCACCGCTTTCGCCGCGGTCCTTGCATGGGCACTGCCCCTGTCGGCCGCAAATGCGGGCGACATGCGCATCGCATTCGGCGACCTTCCTGGTATAGAATCCATTCAGACACTCGCCGCGATAGAGCGCGCCAAGGAGCGCGGCGTGAATGTCGAGCTCATTGTTCTCAATGACGAGGATCTGGCAGCCCAGGCCATTGTCGGCGGTCAGGCCGATGTTGGCATCGGCGCTCCCTACACTCTGATCCAGAAGGTTGGCGTGCCGATCCGCATCTTTGCGCAGATATCGACGCTGCGCTTCTTTCCTGTCGTCAACAGCGAATTCTACAAGGAATGGAAGGATCTCGACGGGCAGGAAGTCGCCGTTCAGGCGCGCGGCTCCGGCACCGAGGCGGTCATGCTCCTGATGGCGAAAAACCACGGCATCAAGCTCGGTAACATCAGCTATGTCCCGGGTTCCGAGGTTCGCCGCAATGCGCTGCTCCAAGGGACCATCAAGGCGTCGATCGTCGATGCCGCCAACCGGCGCGCGCTCGAGGCCGAAGCCCCCGGCAAGTTCATCGTTCTGCCGGTCGAGGATCTCGGCGCTTCGGATGAAGCGCTTTTCGCGACCGCAGACTATCTGAAGAGCAACGCCGCCGACGTCGACATCCTGGTCGAGGAACTGATGAAGACCGCGCGGGAAATAACCGCGAACCCGGCGGTGGCGGTCGAGCTCCGCAACAAGTACAAACTGCTGCCGGATCTCGGCGCGGAGGCGGATAGCGAAATCACCGAATACTATAAGGAAACCGCGGAAGCCGGCAGCCTTGCGCTGAACGGCGGCGGAGCGGATGCGGCCAAAGACGACTTTGCCTTCTTCAGCCTTGCCGGCCAGATCGAAGGCGATCCAGCGAGCCTCAAGGTCGAGGACTTCTGGGATGTCTCCGCAATCGACCGCGCCGTCGCCAAGCTCGGCAAGAAATAG
- a CDS encoding ABC transporter ATP-binding protein: MGATALRNGPSPVPAPIDSIVEVRGISKTYGNVEALRGIDLDFPRGKLTSLLGPSGCGKTTLLKIIAGLIRADGGTVAINGKRVSAPGPERAFVFQDFALMPWATVTRNVAFGLELRGTNKAEREEIARRYIAEVGLAGFEDKYPHELSGGMRQRVGLARALSVDADVLLLDEPFSAVDEQNRRKFQEDLIRLRTNQNKTFIFVTHSIEEAVYISDRIVLLSPRPGRVSQIIEPEIDRSGDPERIHRDRHYLDTVEEIWQGLKQYVE; this comes from the coding sequence ATGGGTGCGACCGCATTGCGAAATGGACCGTCGCCGGTTCCCGCGCCGATCGATTCAATCGTGGAAGTGAGAGGAATTTCCAAGACCTACGGCAATGTCGAGGCGCTGCGCGGCATCGACCTCGACTTTCCCAGGGGCAAGCTGACCAGCCTTCTCGGACCCAGCGGTTGCGGAAAGACGACGCTGCTGAAGATCATAGCGGGGCTGATACGGGCTGATGGCGGCACCGTAGCGATCAACGGCAAGCGCGTCAGCGCACCGGGCCCCGAACGTGCTTTCGTGTTCCAGGACTTTGCGCTGATGCCTTGGGCGACGGTGACACGCAACGTCGCCTTCGGACTGGAACTGCGCGGCACCAACAAGGCCGAGCGCGAGGAGATCGCCCGCCGCTATATCGCCGAGGTGGGTCTCGCCGGCTTCGAGGACAAATATCCGCACGAACTGTCGGGCGGCATGCGCCAGCGCGTCGGCCTGGCGCGGGCCTTGTCGGTCGATGCCGATGTCCTGCTCCTCGATGAACCGTTTTCGGCCGTCGACGAGCAGAACCGGCGGAAGTTCCAGGAAGACCTGATCCGGCTGCGCACCAACCAGAACAAGACCTTCATCTTCGTGACGCACTCGATCGAGGAGGCGGTCTACATCTCCGACCGCATCGTCTTGCTGTCACCGAGACCCGGCCGGGTGTCGCAGATCATCGAACCGGAAATCGACCGCTCCGGCGACCCGGAGCGCATTCATCGCGACAGGCACTATCTCGATACCGTCGAGGAGATCTGGCAGGGGCTGAAGCAATATGTGGAATAA
- a CDS encoding SRPBCC family protein yields the protein MSSTLLLKPDPKLDLVLERVIDAPCELLWTAWTTPEHVRRWFTPKPWIVTDCEIDLRPGGLFRTRMQSPDGKEVNDRHCCYLDIVLNERLVWTDALLPGYRPSGDPFITAVVSLQPEGKATRYTATAIHRDEATRKNHEEMGFFDGWGTVADQLAAYVKGI from the coding sequence ATGAGTTCGACCCTGCTGCTCAAACCCGACCCAAAACTCGACCTCGTTCTCGAACGCGTCATCGACGCGCCGTGCGAGCTATTGTGGACAGCCTGGACGACGCCCGAGCATGTTCGGCGATGGTTCACACCGAAGCCGTGGATTGTCACCGATTGCGAGATCGACCTCAGGCCCGGCGGCCTGTTCAGGACTCGCATGCAGTCGCCTGATGGTAAGGAGGTCAATGACCGGCATTGCTGCTACCTCGACATCGTGCTCAACGAGCGGCTGGTGTGGACGGATGCGCTGCTGCCCGGCTATCGGCCGTCAGGGGACCCATTCATCACAGCGGTCGTATCGTTGCAGCCGGAAGGCAAGGCGACGCGCTACACCGCGACCGCCATCCACCGGGACGAAGCGACACGAAAGAACCACGAAGAGATGGGCTTTTTCGACGGCTGGGGCACAGTGGCGGACCAGCTTGCGGCGTATGTGAAGGGGATTTGA
- a CDS encoding nuclear transport factor 2 family protein encodes MTTAEIAKNFTELLKQGENEGAAEKYNADDIVSYEAMEGPMAICRGKEAVRQKGQWWQENNEVHGGSVEGPYVNGDQFAVRFKFDITPKATGERVSMDEVGLYTVKNGKIAEERFYY; translated from the coding sequence ATGACCACCGCGGAAATTGCCAAGAATTTCACAGAGCTGCTCAAGCAGGGTGAGAACGAAGGTGCTGCTGAGAAGTACAATGCCGATGACATCGTCAGCTACGAAGCAATGGAAGGGCCGATGGCCATCTGCCGTGGCAAGGAAGCCGTGAGGCAGAAGGGCCAGTGGTGGCAAGAGAACAACGAAGTTCATGGCGGCTCGGTCGAAGGCCCATATGTCAACGGCGACCAGTTCGCAGTGCGCTTCAAGTTTGACATAACGCCCAAGGCTACAGGCGAGCGTGTCAGCATGGATGAGGTTGGTCTGTACACGGTCAAGAACGGCAAAATTGCCGAAGAGCGCTTCTATTATTGA
- a CDS encoding fumarylacetoacetate hydrolase family protein, translating into MHGTTSSYVIEPTAIPSIPVAGTDKMFPVHRVYCVGRNYAAHAVEMGHDPNKEPPFFFQKNPDNLDTTGEFPYPPASNDVHHEIEMVVALKSGGTEIPVEKALDCVFGYGVGLDMTRRDLQGKAKDMGRPWEVGKAFEASAPCTPLVRASSIGHPTQGAIWLDVNGERKQTGDLNQMIWKVPEMIIYLSGLFTLMPGDIILSGTPAGVGAVVRGDVLRGHIDGVGDLEVRVV; encoded by the coding sequence ATGCACGGCACGACCTCAAGCTACGTCATCGAACCGACCGCAATCCCCAGCATCCCGGTGGCGGGAACCGACAAGATGTTTCCGGTGCACCGGGTCTATTGCGTCGGGCGGAACTATGCCGCGCATGCAGTCGAGATGGGACACGACCCCAACAAGGAGCCGCCTTTCTTCTTCCAGAAGAACCCCGACAACCTCGATACGACAGGGGAATTTCCGTATCCTCCGGCCTCCAACGATGTCCATCACGAGATCGAAATGGTCGTGGCGCTGAAGAGCGGCGGCACGGAAATCCCGGTCGAAAAGGCTCTGGACTGCGTGTTCGGTTATGGCGTAGGTCTCGACATGACGCGGCGCGACCTGCAAGGTAAGGCGAAGGACATGGGCCGTCCATGGGAGGTCGGCAAGGCCTTCGAGGCATCGGCGCCATGCACGCCGTTGGTTCGGGCAAGTTCGATCGGCCATCCAACCCAGGGAGCGATTTGGCTGGACGTCAATGGCGAGCGAAAACAGACCGGCGACCTCAACCAGATGATTTGGAAAGTTCCGGAAATGATCATTTATCTCTCAGGTCTTTTCACGCTGATGCCGGGGGACATCATTCTTTCCGGCACGCCGGCGGGCGTCGGCGCGGTTGTTCGCGGTGATGTTCTTCGCGGTCATATCGATGGTGTCGGCGATCTAGAGGTTCGCGTTGTCTGA
- a CDS encoding ABC transporter permease → MTLFGYRVPMMASLLVWCVVWEIVGRLDLVFLLPPFSDVLVAAVSLVQTPSWQSATITTLRAFAMGMALSIVIGVPLGILMGRVKIADDLLGMWVNIFSSAPLSAIVPVLMILFGFGEKTIVAAVFLFAIWIIVLDTRAGVRHISPSLIEMARSYGASRPALYTKIILWAALPEILAGIRLGLIRGVKGVVIGQLLVAIVGYGALFETFSRNFRMAEFWALTIILFAFALLIAELIERAEAKVEYYAGARQ, encoded by the coding sequence ATGACCTTGTTTGGCTACCGTGTACCAATGATGGCATCCCTGCTCGTCTGGTGCGTCGTATGGGAAATCGTCGGCCGGCTTGACCTTGTCTTTCTGCTGCCGCCGTTTAGCGACGTGCTGGTTGCGGCGGTCAGTCTGGTGCAGACCCCATCCTGGCAGAGCGCGACGATAACGACCCTTCGCGCCTTCGCCATGGGCATGGCCCTGTCGATCGTTATCGGCGTGCCACTGGGCATCCTGATGGGACGCGTCAAGATCGCCGACGACCTGCTCGGCATGTGGGTCAATATCTTTTCAAGCGCACCGCTCTCGGCGATCGTCCCCGTGCTGATGATCCTGTTCGGCTTCGGCGAGAAGACGATCGTTGCGGCAGTGTTTCTGTTTGCGATCTGGATCATCGTTCTCGACACCCGCGCCGGGGTCCGCCATATCTCACCGTCGCTGATCGAGATGGCGCGTTCCTATGGCGCCTCGCGCCCGGCACTCTACACCAAGATCATCCTCTGGGCGGCGCTTCCGGAAATCCTTGCCGGCATCCGTCTCGGCCTCATCCGCGGCGTCAAGGGCGTCGTCATCGGCCAGTTGCTCGTCGCCATCGTCGGTTACGGCGCGCTGTTCGAGACCTTCTCGCGAAATTTCCGCATGGCCGAATTCTGGGCCTTGACCATCATCCTTTTTGCCTTCGCCCTGCTGATCGCCGAACTGATCGAAAGGGCCGAAGCCAAAGTCGAATACTATGCAGGAGCAAGACAGTGA
- a CDS encoding ABC transporter permease, whose product MAVSIRTDGEAAGLASPSTRSATGASWDQPILLRLVSIALFAGIWEVAGRIPVSFAFPTFSDTIVAFFGLLADGSLATAYLSTLQPLVLGVVLSAFLGVGLGTICGLWRTGEWLVIPVLIVLQAAPVAAFIPMVTFVYGIGMTAKTLAVMILALPVIVLNTYKAVRNVNESLLVMCRSFLGTRWQTVAKIILPDASPVIFAGLRLGVAAGFVGVVLAELLITPTGIGDLITFHRSRADYAEMYATIASIIALSTLTLVFLQWVEVRVFRPESRGA is encoded by the coding sequence ATGGCCGTAAGTATCAGAACCGACGGCGAGGCTGCCGGCCTCGCTTCCCCATCGACTCGAAGCGCAACGGGCGCATCGTGGGACCAGCCGATCCTGCTCAGGCTGGTGTCGATCGCTCTGTTCGCGGGAATTTGGGAAGTGGCCGGGCGTATTCCCGTCAGCTTCGCCTTCCCGACTTTCTCCGACACGATCGTCGCCTTTTTCGGATTGCTCGCCGACGGCAGCCTGGCGACCGCCTATCTTTCGACGCTGCAGCCGCTGGTGCTCGGCGTCGTCCTGTCGGCGTTCCTGGGTGTCGGCCTCGGCACGATCTGCGGCCTCTGGCGCACCGGCGAATGGCTGGTGATCCCTGTGTTGATCGTGCTTCAGGCAGCACCCGTCGCCGCCTTCATTCCGATGGTCACCTTCGTCTACGGAATAGGCATGACCGCCAAGACGCTCGCCGTCATGATCCTGGCACTGCCGGTTATCGTACTCAACACCTACAAGGCCGTGCGCAACGTCAACGAGTCGCTGCTGGTCATGTGCCGATCATTCCTGGGCACACGTTGGCAGACCGTCGCCAAGATCATTCTTCCGGACGCCAGCCCGGTGATTTTTGCCGGTCTGCGCCTCGGCGTCGCTGCCGGGTTTGTCGGCGTGGTGCTCGCTGAACTGCTGATTACCCCGACCGGCATCGGCGACCTCATCACGTTCCACCGCTCGCGCGCAGACTACGCCGAGATGTACGCAACAATTGCCTCGATCATCGCGCTTTCCACGCTGACGCTCGTCTTTCTGCAGTGGGTGGAAGTCCGTGTTTTCAGGCCCGAGAGTAGAGGTGCTTAA
- a CDS encoding acyl--CoA ligase has translation MSEAASIIERLAAGADDAPAISAPDRITLSHGGLRRLISETAAQLHALGLGRGDRVAIVLPNGPEMATAFVAVAAAASTAPLNPAYRADELDFYLTDIGAKAILAAEDESGPAVTVAERLGIAVLRLAALRDAPAGSFVIEGEPIGPPAAPDLAGDGDIALLLHTSGTTSRPKLVPLSHANLAASAAHIGATLGLTAGDRCLNIMPLFHIHGLIAAVLSSLAVGGSVFCTPGFNALRFFHWLGEARPSWYTAVPTMHQAILPRAARNADALAAAPLRFIRSSSASLPPQVMAELEATFGCPVIESYGMTEAAHQMASNRLPPGLRKPGSVGAAAGPEVAVMALDGQLLKPGETGEIVIRGPNVTAGYENNPDANATAFAHGWFHTGDQGVLDEDFYLRVTGRLKEIINRGGEKISPLEVDDVLMDHPAVAQVVTFATPHDKLGEEVAAAIVLREGMAATEGDIRSFAALRLADFKVPRIVLILDEIPKGATGKLQRIGLATKLGLAKPGLAKPGLG, from the coding sequence TTGTCTGAAGCGGCGTCGATCATTGAACGACTTGCTGCCGGCGCGGATGATGCGCCGGCGATTTCGGCACCCGACAGGATCACGCTCAGCCATGGCGGATTGCGCCGCCTGATCTCGGAAACGGCAGCGCAACTGCATGCACTGGGCCTCGGCCGTGGCGACCGGGTGGCCATCGTGCTGCCGAACGGGCCGGAGATGGCCACTGCCTTTGTCGCGGTGGCGGCGGCCGCCTCGACCGCGCCGCTCAACCCGGCCTACCGGGCCGACGAGCTCGATTTTTACCTGACCGATATTGGCGCCAAGGCGATCCTTGCTGCCGAAGACGAAAGCGGCCCGGCGGTGACCGTGGCCGAGCGCCTGGGCATAGCTGTGCTCAGGCTGGCAGCACTGCGCGACGCGCCTGCGGGAAGCTTTGTGATCGAGGGCGAACCGATCGGCCCGCCGGCTGCGCCCGATTTGGCTGGGGACGGCGACATCGCGCTGTTGCTGCACACTTCCGGCACCACGTCACGCCCCAAGCTGGTGCCGCTCAGCCATGCCAATCTCGCCGCCTCGGCCGCCCATATCGGCGCGACGCTCGGCCTGACGGCCGGTGATCGCTGCCTCAACATCATGCCGCTGTTCCACATCCATGGGCTGATCGCGGCGGTGCTGTCCTCGCTCGCGGTCGGCGGCAGCGTCTTCTGCACGCCGGGCTTCAACGCGCTGCGCTTCTTCCATTGGCTTGGCGAGGCGCGGCCGAGCTGGTACACGGCCGTGCCAACCATGCATCAGGCGATCCTGCCGCGGGCGGCGCGCAATGCCGATGCATTGGCCGCCGCGCCTCTTCGCTTCATCCGCTCGTCCTCGGCATCGCTCCCGCCGCAAGTGATGGCGGAGCTTGAGGCGACCTTCGGCTGTCCGGTGATCGAATCCTACGGCATGACCGAGGCCGCGCACCAGATGGCCTCGAACCGGTTGCCGCCGGGCCTGCGCAAGCCGGGCAGCGTCGGCGCCGCCGCCGGACCGGAAGTGGCGGTGATGGCGCTGGACGGGCAATTGCTGAAGCCCGGTGAGACCGGCGAGATCGTCATTCGCGGGCCTAATGTCACCGCGGGCTACGAGAACAATCCGGACGCCAATGCCACGGCTTTTGCGCATGGCTGGTTTCATACCGGCGACCAGGGCGTGCTCGATGAAGACTTCTATCTGCGCGTCACCGGCCGGCTCAAGGAGATCATCAACCGCGGCGGCGAGAAAATCTCGCCGCTCGAGGTCGACGACGTGCTGATGGACCATCCGGCGGTGGCGCAGGTCGTCACCTTCGCCACGCCACACGACAAGCTCGGCGAGGAGGTCGCGGCTGCGATCGTGCTGCGCGAGGGCATGGCCGCCACCGAAGGCGACATCCGCAGCTTTGCCGCGCTCCGGCTTGCCGACTTCAAGGTGCCGCGCATTGTCCTGATCCTGGACGAAATCCCGAAGGGCGCGACGGGCAAGCTGCAGCGCATCGGTCTCGCGACCAAACTCGGCCTTGCCAAACCCGGGCTTGCCAAACCCGGGCTGGGATGA
- a CDS encoding 2-dehydropantoate 2-reductase, protein MRITIFGAGAIGGYLAAKLAMAGRVDLSIVARGAHLDAIKATGLRLIEDGHESVASVRAAAQAQELGVQDYVVLALKAHSLASALDQIAPLLGERTAVVTMQNGVPWWYFHRIGGSLEGKRLQAVDPGGVIWDRLGPDRVIGSVVYPAAEVDAPGLVRHIEGKRFSLGEPSGEKSERVTRLAEEMIAAGLQAPVRDDIRSEIWVKLWGNLSFNPISALTGSTLAAITADEATRTLALTMMLEAQAIGESLGVRFPISVDRRIKGAGDVGEHKTSMLQDLERGRPMEIDALVTAVQELGRLTGQPTPTIDNVLALVRRLAVERGCY, encoded by the coding sequence ATGCGGATCACCATTTTTGGCGCCGGCGCGATCGGCGGCTATCTCGCGGCCAAACTTGCCATGGCCGGCCGGGTCGATCTTTCGATCGTAGCGCGCGGCGCGCATCTCGACGCGATCAAGGCGACCGGGCTCCGCCTGATCGAAGATGGTCATGAATCGGTCGCCTCTGTCAGGGCCGCCGCGCAGGCGCAGGAGCTAGGCGTCCAGGACTATGTCGTGCTGGCGCTCAAGGCCCATTCGCTCGCATCAGCGCTCGACCAGATTGCGCCGCTGCTGGGCGAAAGGACGGCCGTCGTCACCATGCAGAATGGTGTGCCGTGGTGGTATTTCCACAGGATCGGCGGGTCGCTCGAAGGCAAGCGGTTGCAAGCGGTGGATCCCGGTGGGGTGATCTGGGATCGGCTTGGGCCGGATCGCGTCATCGGCTCGGTCGTCTATCCCGCGGCCGAGGTGGATGCGCCCGGCCTTGTCCGCCATATCGAGGGAAAACGCTTCTCGCTTGGCGAGCCCTCGGGCGAGAAGAGCGAGCGTGTCACCCGGCTTGCCGAGGAGATGATTGCGGCGGGGCTGCAGGCACCGGTTCGCGACGACATTCGCAGTGAGATCTGGGTGAAGCTCTGGGGCAATCTCTCCTTCAACCCGATTTCCGCGCTGACCGGCAGCACGCTTGCGGCAATCACTGCCGACGAGGCAACCCGCACGCTCGCGCTCACCATGATGCTCGAGGCGCAGGCGATCGGCGAAAGCCTCGGCGTTCGTTTCCCGATATCGGTCGACCGCCGCATCAAGGGTGCCGGCGACGTCGGCGAGCACAAGACCTCGATGCTGCAGGACTTGGAGCGCGGCCGACCAATGGAGATCGACGCGCTGGTGACGGCGGTTCAGGAACTCGGCCGGCTGACTGGCCAGCCGACGCCGACCATCGACAACGTGCTGGCGCTGGTGCGCCGCCTCGCCGTCGAGCGTGGATGCTACTGA